A region of Streptomyces sp. TG1A-60 DNA encodes the following proteins:
- a CDS encoding ATP-grasp domain-containing protein, whose product MHIVVVNRWPRFTKGPRWDFSMGRFEELIDHERHRVSYVVDAVGATGILADPERIASTVQIEDVNDFEALRDAVRRVADEAGPVDRLIAVSEFTLGIAAEVRVALGIPGPRPEDVAVYRDKLRMKELVAEAGVRVPRFDACGSAESALEFARATGFPLILKPVSGAASMGVHRVEDEAALTALLSEVDLGDYELEEFVEGAIYHVDGFADEDAGIPFMAVSRYINDCLAFEAGGQPLGSVVVQDSPLRARVHEFARRCVSGLGMTSMPFHLELFVTPDGDLVFLEIAGRIGGAEVPYLTDKLFGVNLFELWLDALCEGRATVPPQTGDPSGGWLIIPKPAGLPAEVVSATSMRDRFATIWRELVPAPGEVMEPGGSYDAVHSGRFIFTGDEPAVEEDIRKIIADFHIETVPVSQ is encoded by the coding sequence ATGCACATTGTCGTCGTCAACCGCTGGCCGCGGTTCACGAAAGGGCCGCGCTGGGACTTCTCGATGGGCCGCTTCGAGGAGCTCATCGACCATGAGCGGCACCGCGTCAGCTACGTCGTCGACGCGGTCGGCGCCACCGGGATCCTTGCCGATCCCGAGCGGATCGCGAGCACCGTCCAGATCGAGGACGTCAACGACTTCGAGGCGCTGCGCGACGCGGTCCGCCGGGTCGCGGACGAGGCCGGCCCGGTCGACCGGCTGATCGCCGTCTCCGAGTTCACCCTCGGCATCGCGGCCGAGGTCCGCGTGGCGCTCGGCATCCCCGGGCCCCGCCCGGAGGACGTCGCGGTCTACCGCGACAAGCTGCGGATGAAGGAGCTCGTCGCCGAGGCGGGCGTCCGAGTGCCCCGCTTCGACGCCTGCGGAAGCGCCGAGTCCGCGCTGGAGTTCGCCCGGGCAACCGGGTTCCCGCTGATCCTCAAGCCGGTGTCCGGGGCCGCGAGCATGGGTGTGCACCGGGTCGAGGACGAGGCCGCGCTCACCGCGCTGCTGTCGGAGGTCGACCTCGGCGACTACGAGCTCGAGGAGTTCGTCGAAGGCGCGATCTACCACGTCGACGGGTTCGCGGACGAGGACGCCGGGATCCCGTTCATGGCGGTGTCCCGCTACATCAACGACTGCCTGGCCTTCGAGGCCGGCGGGCAGCCGCTCGGCTCGGTCGTCGTCCAGGACTCCCCGCTGCGCGCCCGTGTGCACGAGTTCGCCCGGCGCTGCGTGTCGGGTCTGGGCATGACCTCCATGCCGTTCCACCTGGAACTCTTCGTCACGCCCGACGGGGACCTGGTGTTCCTGGAGATCGCGGGCCGCATCGGCGGGGCCGAGGTGCCGTACCTCACGGACAAGCTCTTCGGGGTCAACCTCTTCGAGCTCTGGCTGGACGCCCTGTGCGAGGGTCGGGCGACGGTCCCGCCGCAGACGGGCGACCCGTCCGGCGGCTGGCTGATCATCCCGAAGCCCGCCGGACTGCCGGCCGAGGTCGTCTCGGCGACCTCCATGCGGGACCGCTTCGCCACGATCTGGCGGGAGTTGGTGCCGGCCCCGGGCGAGGTGATGGAGCCCGGCGGCAGCTATGACGCGGTGCACAGCGGGCGGTTCATCTTCACCGGCGACGAGCCGGCCGTCGAGGAGGACATCCGGAAGATCATCGCCGATTTCCACATCGAAACCGTTCCGGTGTCGCAGTGA